The Wolbachia endosymbiont of Ctenocephalides felis wCfeT genomic interval AGTGTCTGATTTTGAATCTTGGGGATGGAGGTTACCTTTTACTTTCAGTTTAGTAATGGGATTAATCAGCATATATATGAGATACATACTTGACGAGAGTCCAGAATATAAGAAACAAAAAGAGCCATCTGAGTTGCCACTAAAAGAGTTACTAAGTGGCTACAAAAAGCCTTTGTTTATAGCAATTGGAGTGGATATAGTTGAAAACTCATCTCTTTATATATATTTAGTATTTTTCAATATATTCACAAACTGGGTCAATTCTCATGTCACACACATGGTGGAAACATTCAGTCAAGTTGCACTTGGGGGGCTGACAATATCATTTGCGATTCTTTCTGATAAAATAGGAAGGGAAAAGGTTATGAAATTTGCATTTATAGCTTTTGTAATAGTCAGTTACCCAGTTTTTTCTATGTTATGTAAAGATGATGATCTGCTTACTATTGTAGCACACATCCTTTTTATTGTTCCAATTGCTGCATCACTTGGCCCTGTTAGTGCGCTGATGTGTGAGTTATTTCCAACGAAGGTGCGATATAGCGGATTTGGTTTATCAAGGAACATAGCTGCTGGATTTTTTGGTGGTCTTGCGCCGTTTGTATGTACAACAATTATTAAAGTTACAGGGCAAGAAACTGCAGCAAGCTACTATATGATTTTTTGTGCACTAATTGGGCTGGTCGCTATTTCAAATATAAAAAAGAAAAATCCTGTAAAGGAGTTAGTTTATAGCACATAAAGATATTTACAATCAGCGCTTAGCGTGATAAATTAGGAGCAATTCATTCCTCGGTAGCTCAGTGGTAGAGCAGTTGGCTGTTAACCAATTGGTTGCTGGTTCGAATCCGGCCCGGGGAGCATTTTTCTCTTGAGAATTATATGAACTTCAAGTCAGTTGTTTTGTGTATATTGGACGGCTGGGGAAATGGAGTGAAAAATAGCAGGTACAATGCCATAAGCAACGCAAAACCATCCTGTTGGCAATGTATTAGCTCTCATTATCCAAAGTCTAGTTTATCTGCATGCGGAACCGATGTTGGTCTTCCAGGTGGTCAAATAGGCAATTCAGAAGTGGGCCATATGAATATCGGTAGTGGTAGGGTGGTTATGCAAAGCCTGCAACGCATTAATTTGGAAATTGATGGAGTAGGAGAGAATTTAAAACTTAAGGAATTTATTGAAGATGTAAAAAGTAAGAATGGTGTATGCCATTTAATGGGATTAGTATCAGATGGTGGTGTTCATTCACACCAAAAGCACATTTCAACCTTAGCAAATAAGATATCACAGCATGGGATTAAAGTGGTAGTGCATGCATTTTTAGATGGTAGAGATACTTTTCCAAATTCAGGAAAGAAATGCATTCAGGAGTTTGAGGAGGATGTAAAAGGTAACGATGTGAAAATCGTCACCGTTTCTGGTCGCTATTACGCTATGGACCGTGACAACAGGTGGGAGAGGACAATTGAAGCTTATGAGACCATTGCATTTGCAAATGCACCTAGTCATAGCGATGCAGTGTCATTGATTGATGAAAATTATCAAAACAATGTAACTGATGAATTTATTAAGCCCACAGTAATAGGCGATTATCAGGGTATAAAACCAGAAGATGGTGTATTACTAGCTAACTTCCGTGCTGATCGTATGATACAATTAGCAAATATCTTTCTCAATAGAGCGGATTATAATAAGGCGGCAAAATTTTCTTCAATCTTGAGCATGATGAAATACAGGGAAGAGCTTGAAATTCCTTATATTTTTGCTCCTTTTTCTTTCGATCATACTTTAGGACAGGTGATGGAGGACAATAAGTTGCGGCAGTTACGTATTGCTGAAACAGAAAAATATGCTCATGTAACTTTTTTTTTCAATTGTGGGAAAGAGAAGCCTTTTGCTGGTGAGGAGAGAATACTTATTCCCTCGCCAAAAGTAAAAACTTATGATCTGCAGCCAGAAATGTCAGCTTTTGAGCTGACAGAAATATTAGTTGAAAAGATATATTCACAAGAATTTGCTTTGATAGTTGTAAATTACGCCAATCCTGATATGGTTGGGCATACAGGTAATATAAAGGCGGCTGAAACAGCTGTGCTAGTAGCGGACGATTGTCTTGCAAAAATATTAAGAGCTGTCAAAGAAGTGGGAGATACTGCACTGATTGTCACTGCAGATCACGGTAATGTGGAATGTATGTTTGATGAGGAGAACAACACACCTCACACAGCACACACTTTAAATACAGTTCCATTTATTGTATGTGCTGATAACTTACAATTAAAGGACGGAAAATTATCCGACATTGCCCCTACAATTTTGCAGTTACTTGGAATTAAGCAACCAGATGAGATGAAGGGCAAATCGTTGATTGTGGATGATTAACCACATCATTTACCTGGCTCTGTTTGCCCAGGTGTTCCTGTATCAGGTACTTCTATTACTGGATCAACACTAGGTTTAGCAAAACATGTGCTCACTTTTTCAACTATTGGCGCTATAACAAGAACTGTTGTTAGAAAGAATACAGACAATCCTACAGCTGGTGCTATAGCTCCTATGACTGCACCTACTGCAGACATGTTTGCATCAGGGAAGAGAGCAATTGCAGCTGCAGCAATACCAACCCCAACTGCAGCGCTTGCAATTGTCCATGTGCTCAAAAAAATAGTAGCGTTTACATCATCTTTTTTAACTTTATTTTTACAAAGTTCATACAATACCACTGTAAGACAAACTGCAGTAAATGCTAATGGAATTATAGAACCAGCAATTGCACCTATAGCTAAAGGTGGTAGATTTGCAAGGCCCATCAGTGCTCCTGCTCCAGCACTGATAAGTGCTAATACAACTGTAGTCTTTGGCGATCCTTCACCTGAAGATTCATTATTTTTGCCTATACTTTCGCCCATATAAACTTCTCAAAATTAACTAATAATTAAATATTATTATTTTTATCTTAACTTATTAAATTATTTTATTTACTAAATTTAGCATGAAAATGTAGATATAGCCCTTCTCATAACTTCTGTAAAAGGGAATTCTTGTTTTGACTTTTTCGTTAATTTTGGCAGAATATATAATTAATTATTTAAATCAGACACATGGCAAAAGAGAATTGGGAAGCAGTAATTGGGCTTGAGGTACATGCTCAAGTTTCTTCTGAGACGAAGTTATTCTCTAGTTCATCCACTGAATTTGGCGCTGAACATAATACACAAGTTTCCTTGGTTGATGGAGCAATGCCAGGTACATTGCCAATACTAAATTATTACTGTATAGAGCAGGCAATACGCACTGGCCTTGCACTATCTGCAGAAATTAACAAAAATTCTTACTTTGATCGGAAAAATTATTTCTACCCTGACTTACCGCAAGGGTATCAGATAACGCAGTTTTTTGAGCCGATTGTAAAAAATGGCAAAATATTTATTGGCGACAAAGAAATCAGAATTGGAAGGATTCACTTGGAGCAGGATGCAGGGAAAAGTGTTCATGAAGAAAGCAAGACATATATAGATTTAAATAGAGCAGGTGTTGCATTAATGGAGATTGTTTCTGAGCCAGATCTTAGATCATCAGCAGAGGTTGCGGAGTTCATGAAAAAATTAAGGCAGATTTTACGTTATGTCGGCTCATGTGATGGTGATATGGAAAAAGGATCACTGCGTTGTGATGCAAACGTTTCTGTCCGCCCAAAAGGCAGCAGTGAATTTGGCACTCGTTGTGAAATAAAAAATCTAAATTCAATACGTTACATTGTTCAAGCAATAGATTATGAAATACAGAGGCAAATTGAAATTTTAGAAAGCGGAGGAGAAGTAAGCCAGGATACTCTATTGTTTGATGTTGCTTTAGAGAAAACAAAAGTGATGCGAAATAAAGAAGATGCAAGTGACTATAGATATTTTCCAGAGCCCGACTTATTACCGGTTGAAATAAGTGATGAGAAAATTGACTCAATTAAAGCATCTTTACCTGAGTTGCCAGAGCAGAAAAAGCAGCGGTATATTGAAAAGTTAAGTGTTAACGAATATGATGCAGAAGTTATTACTTCTGACAAATCAATTGCTGATTACTTTGAAGAACTAATAAAAAGGCATGAAGCGAAAATCTCAGTAACTTGGTTAACTGTTGAGCTTTTTGGTCGTTTGAATAAAGCTGGAATTAATATTACTGATTCTCCGATAGAAGCAGGCGAGTTGTCTGAGCTTTTAGATTTTATTGTGGATAACACAGTTTCTGCTAAGCTTGCGAAACAGATACTTGATAGTATGTTTGAAACTGGTAAGTCTGCATCTCAAATTATTGAAGAGCAGGGCCTTAAGCAGATAACTGATAAGGGTCAAATATCTGAAATCATTCAAGAAATTATTGAAACCCATCAAGATAAAGTTCAAGAATATAAGAGCGGTAAAACAAAACTATATGGATTTTTTGTTGGTGAAGTTATGAAACAAACAAAAGGAAAAGCAAACCCTGATGTAGCAAACTTAGTATTGAGTGAAAAGTTGAGTGATTAATTTCATCAGTAGGGCCTGCAAAGGTCAAGTAATAGAGTGATAAATAGGTAGCCTTTTCTGTAAAAGCTGTATAATTCTGGAAAGTTTTGATGCAGAAATTATTAATTTTTTCGTATCCATTCAGGTGTATGGCTTAAGAAGCAATACAGTAGGTTTTGAAAAGGATTTAACTTCTTTTGCCTCCAAGTCAAGTACAATGAAATTATCCTCTCAAGAAACATATTTCCCCGTTTCGATTGTGTAAAATATGAAGTATCCATTCAGCCGGGCGGTAAAATAAAGAGTAGACAAGGAATGCTAAAAAGGTAAACTAGAGTGGCTGTGAGGTAATATGGTTGATCTTTTAGAATTTTGCGAAAGTTTAAGCAGACTATAGAAAAGTTAGAAACAAAAATAGAAGAGCTTAAAGCAGAAAATAAAGCGCTAAGGATCGAAAACGCTGAGTTAAAAGAAAGGCTTGGCTTAAATTCAAAAAATTCATCTATACCAAGCTCCAAAGAATTATATAAGATGAGGGAAAATAAGCCAAAAAGTGACAGGAAAGTAGGAGCACAGGTTGGACATAAAGGCAGTTACCGCCCTAAAATGGAGGCAGATGAGATGGTAAAAATAGAACTGCCCAATACGTGTGAGTGCGGAGGAGAAATTGCGGTATCAAAAGATCCGTATACTCATCAAAAGGTCGATTTGCCGGAAATCAAGCCGTATGTAGTTGAATATTAACTAGAGCATGGACGTTGCAAAAGATGTGGAAAAAGAAAAAGTAGCAAGCTACAAGAAGGAGTAACTGCGGACACATTTGGTCCAAGAGTTAAGTCAGTAATTACAGCATTAAGTGGATTTTACAAGAATTCGAAAAAAGAAGTGGCAAATATTAGAAGGTGTCTGCAAAGTATGTAGAAAAGTAGAAAAAAGGACAATTATGTGATACAAGGATAACTTTAACATGTATCCAAGTGACATAAAAGACAGTGAATGGGAAATTTTAAAGCCATATTTTGAGCCAAAAAAGACAGGTAGACCAAGAAAACACGATATTAGAACAATTATTAATGCAATAAGGTACGTAATGAGAACAGGCTGCCAATGGAGACAATTACCTAAGGATTTCCCACCATGGAAGACAATTTACAGTTGGAACACACGACTAAAAAACACTGGAAAATGGCAAGAAATACACGATATTTTAGTAAAAAAAGTAAGGGAGGTAGTTGGTAAAAGAGCCACACCATCAGTTGGAATAATTGACAGCCAATCAGTAAAAACGACTCAAAAAGGGGGGCCAGAGGTTACGATGCTGGCAAGAAAATAAAAGGTCGAAAACGGCATATTATTGTAGACACGCTAGGACTCGTGATTACGGCAGATGTACACAGTGCAAGCATCCAAGACCGCGAGGGAGCTTTAGATCTTCTGGTAAAAGCAAAACAAAAAATACCAACATTACAGAGGTTTTTTGCTGATCAAGGATACACAGGTAACCTTAAAAACAGATGCTTAATAAAAACAGGATGTTTATTTACAATAGCAAAAAAAGCTCCTAATATTGCGGGATTTGAGGTTATACCGAAGCGTTGGATTGTTGAAAGAACTTTTGCTTGGCTTTCCAATTTTAGGCGTATGAGTAAGGATTATGAG includes:
- a CDS encoding MFS transporter, producing the protein MQQITKVILSSLICNTLLWYDHMLFGHLINIIGSTFFPSDDQLTSVLKAFGVFAVGFLMRPIGAAVFGHIGDKYGRRVALLLSIIMMTLSTVLIAFVPAYQSIGILASIFVVCLRLLQGISLGGEAGNAPFLIEHAPENKKGFFGSIEVLSAIFGSVLSLIAVLICTKVSDFESWGWRLPFTFSLVMGLISIYMRYILDESPEYKKQKEPSELPLKELLSGYKKPLFIAIGVDIVENSSLYIYLVFFNIFTNWVNSHVTHMVETFSQVALGGLTISFAILSDKIGREKVMKFAFIAFVIVSYPVFSMLCKDDDLLTIVAHILFIVPIAASLGPVSALMCELFPTKVRYSGFGLSRNIAAGFFGGLAPFVCTTIIKVTGQETAASYYMIFCALIGLVAISNIKKKNPVKELVYST
- the gpmI gene encoding 2,3-bisphosphoglycerate-independent phosphoglycerate mutase, producing MNFKSVVLCILDGWGNGVKNSRYNAISNAKPSCWQCISSHYPKSSLSACGTDVGLPGGQIGNSEVGHMNIGSGRVVMQSLQRINLEIDGVGENLKLKEFIEDVKSKNGVCHLMGLVSDGGVHSHQKHISTLANKISQHGIKVVVHAFLDGRDTFPNSGKKCIQEFEEDVKGNDVKIVTVSGRYYAMDRDNRWERTIEAYETIAFANAPSHSDAVSLIDENYQNNVTDEFIKPTVIGDYQGIKPEDGVLLANFRADRMIQLANIFLNRADYNKAAKFSSILSMMKYREELEIPYIFAPFSFDHTLGQVMEDNKLRQLRIAETEKYAHVTFFFNCGKEKPFAGEERILIPSPKVKTYDLQPEMSAFELTEILVEKIYSQEFALIVVNYANPDMVGHTGNIKAAETAVLVADDCLAKILRAVKEVGDTALIVTADHGNVECMFDEENNTPHTAHTLNTVPFIVCADNLQLKDGKLSDIAPTILQLLGIKQPDEMKGKSLIVDD
- the gatB gene encoding Asp-tRNA(Asn)/Glu-tRNA(Gln) amidotransferase subunit GatB codes for the protein MAKENWEAVIGLEVHAQVSSETKLFSSSSTEFGAEHNTQVSLVDGAMPGTLPILNYYCIEQAIRTGLALSAEINKNSYFDRKNYFYPDLPQGYQITQFFEPIVKNGKIFIGDKEIRIGRIHLEQDAGKSVHEESKTYIDLNRAGVALMEIVSEPDLRSSAEVAEFMKKLRQILRYVGSCDGDMEKGSLRCDANVSVRPKGSSEFGTRCEIKNLNSIRYIVQAIDYEIQRQIEILESGGEVSQDTLLFDVALEKTKVMRNKEDASDYRYFPEPDLLPVEISDEKIDSIKASLPELPEQKKQRYIEKLSVNEYDAEVITSDKSIADYFEELIKRHEAKISVTWLTVELFGRLNKAGINITDSPIEAGELSELLDFIVDNTVSAKLAKQILDSMFETGKSASQIIEEQGLKQITDKGQISEIIQEIIETHQDKVQEYKSGKTKLYGFFVGEVMKQTKGKANPDVANLVLSEKLSD